One Benincasa hispida cultivar B227 chromosome 5, ASM972705v1, whole genome shotgun sequence genomic window carries:
- the LOC120078674 gene encoding elongation of fatty acids protein 3-like, translating to MMNLSIFLVNHPILLNFAWVEGQTFGSSPFFLIFTIFSYLSLTFLLSHIPFPSISPQFLKAISSLHNFILLILYFIMAIGCTLSSIYHVSHPLLLICFPPQTPPIGPLFFWAYIFYLSKILELLDTLLIILSRSYQRLTFLHLYHHSMVLIMSYLWLSTSQSLISIGIVVNAIVHIIMYGYYFLCSIGIKPKWKKLVTNCQILQFVFALVVSGWMLYEHFGRSSSLGGCSGMKSWCFSIVFVASLLALFIDFHSKSYVMHANTNKNNKTL from the coding sequence ATGATGAACCTCTCAATCTTCCTAGTGAACCATCCCATTCTTCTAAACTTTGCATGGGTTGAAGGCCAAACCTTTGGATCCTCACCTTTTTTCCTCATTTTTACAATCTTCTCTTACCTATCCCTTACCTTCCTCCTCTCCCACATTCCCTTTCCCTCCATTTCCCCTCAATTCCTCAAAGCAATCTCATCCCTTCATAACTTTATCCTCCTCATCCTCTACTTCATTATGGCCATTGGATGCACTCTCTCTTCAATTTACCATGTGTCTCACCCTCTTTTGCTTATTTGCTTCCCACCTCAAACCCCACCAATTGGACCTCTCTTCTTTTGGGCTTACATCTTCTACCTCTCTAAGATTCTTGAACTTCTTGACACCCTCTTGATCATCCTTAGTCGATCCTATCAACGGCTCACATTCCTCCATCTTTACCACCATTCAATGGTCTTGATCATGTCTTATCTTTGGCTTAGCACTTCCCAATCGTTGATCTCAATAGGAATAGTTGTCAATGCCATAGTGCACATCATAATGTATGGCTACTATTTCTTGTGCTCCATTGGGATTAAACCAAAGTGGAAAAAGTTGGTTACTAATTGCCAAATCTTGCAATTTGTGTTTGCGTTAGTGGTTTCGGGTTGGATGTTGTATGAGCATTTTGGAAGGTCATCATCCCTTGGTGGCTGCTCGGGTATGAAGAGTTGGTGTTTCAGTATTGTTTTCGTTGCCTCTCTTTTGGCTCTTTTCATTGACTTTCATTCCAAAAGCTATGTGATGCATGCCAACACAAACAAGAATAATAAaactttatga